Proteins co-encoded in one Streptomyces sp. NBC_01283 genomic window:
- a CDS encoding cytochrome P450, with protein MPHAPQPDPADILPDPADGLIDDPYAAYARLRDTAPVHRVAGPDGSPAWLVTRYDDVRAALADPRLSLDKSHALPGGYRGFALPPALDANLLNMDPPDHTRIRRLVVKAFTPRRVESLRAPIRRTADELLDAVEPLGGADLVAAYAAPLPISVICDLLGVPAGHRPDFRAWTDTLIAPDPARPQAAKEAVVAMLGFFTRLLAEKREEPADDLLSDLIAVRDAAVRDEGDARRGEEDRLSEDELMSLAFLILFGGYENTVQLIGNATLALLRHPGQLAALRANPAQIPAAVEEFMRYDGPAALAIRRFPLEDITIGGVTVPAGETVLLSPSAANRDPGRYPDADRLDITRDTAGHLALGHGIHHCVGAPLARLETATALAALIERFPRLALGVPPEELKWRPSMRARGLLALPVTF; from the coding sequence ATGCCCCACGCCCCGCAGCCGGACCCCGCCGACATCCTCCCGGACCCCGCCGACGGCCTCATCGACGACCCGTACGCCGCCTACGCGCGGCTGCGTGACACCGCGCCCGTGCACCGGGTCGCGGGGCCCGACGGCAGCCCGGCCTGGCTGGTCACGCGGTACGACGACGTACGCGCCGCGCTCGCCGACCCGCGGCTCTCGCTCGACAAGAGCCATGCGCTGCCCGGCGGATACCGGGGCTTCGCCCTGCCGCCGGCCCTGGACGCGAACCTGCTCAACATGGACCCGCCGGACCACACCCGCATCCGGCGCCTGGTCGTCAAGGCCTTCACGCCGCGCCGGGTGGAGAGCCTGCGCGCGCCGATCCGGCGCACCGCCGACGAACTCCTGGACGCCGTCGAGCCGTTGGGCGGCGCCGATCTCGTCGCCGCGTACGCCGCCCCGCTCCCGATCTCCGTCATCTGCGACCTCCTCGGGGTGCCCGCCGGACACCGCCCGGACTTCCGGGCCTGGACCGACACGCTGATCGCACCCGACCCCGCACGGCCGCAGGCCGCCAAAGAGGCCGTCGTCGCGATGCTCGGCTTCTTCACGCGACTCCTGGCCGAGAAGCGCGAGGAGCCCGCCGACGACCTGCTCTCCGACCTGATCGCGGTACGGGACGCCGCCGTACGGGACGAGGGCGACGCGCGCCGAGGGGAGGAGGACCGGCTGAGCGAGGACGAGCTGATGTCCCTCGCCTTCCTGATCCTCTTCGGCGGATACGAGAACACCGTCCAGCTCATCGGCAACGCGACCCTCGCACTCCTCCGCCACCCCGGCCAGCTCGCGGCCCTGCGCGCCAACCCCGCGCAAATCCCGGCAGCGGTAGAGGAGTTCATGCGCTACGACGGCCCGGCCGCGCTCGCCATCCGCCGCTTCCCCCTCGAAGACATCACCATCGGCGGCGTCACCGTCCCGGCGGGCGAGACCGTGCTGCTCTCCCCGTCGGCCGCCAACCGCGACCCGGGCCGCTACCCCGACGCCGACCGCCTCGACATCACCCGCGACACCGCGGGCCACCTCGCCCTCGGGCACGGCATCCACCACTGCGTCGGCGCGCCCCTCGCCCGCCTGGAGACGGCCACCGCGCTCGCCGCGCTCATCGAACGCTTCCCTCGCCTCGCACTCGGCGTGCCGCCGGAGGAGCTGAAGTGGCGCCCCTCGATGCGGGCCCGCGGACTGCTCGCGCTCCCGGTGACCTTCTAG
- a CDS encoding amidohydrolase — MTPPPAHGPADLVITGCTALVHDAEGRVGFLDDAAVVVRDGRIEAVTTTPAVTGLQAVERIDARGQAALPGLINCHTHSPMVALRGIAEDVPAHEWFNDWIWPIESNLTERVVGLGARLACAEMIRGGVTTFADHYFAMDAVADAVAGSGLRANLGAAFFSSQGPEGRAASLEFALRQRGAADGRIATSLAPHAPYTVDDADLAATAELAREHGLLVHLHAAESRAETDHSLERHGHTPIEVLHRTGLLDVDVLIAHGTGILDRDLPVLRQGTGRIAVASAPRGYLKFGWDTTPVRALREIGIPVGLATDGAASNNSLDVWESMALTALVQKSTERDPAWLTARQALDHATLQSARAVGLGDEIGSLAPGRRADIILVALDGPHTQPVHDLAATLVHSARSADVTTTIVDGRILMRDRRLLTLDVPGIVAELGAELPALVNRGHGKRIQSYEV, encoded by the coding sequence ATGACGCCGCCTCCCGCGCACGGCCCCGCCGACCTCGTCATCACGGGCTGCACGGCCCTCGTCCACGATGCGGAGGGCCGGGTCGGATTCCTCGACGACGCGGCCGTCGTCGTACGGGACGGCCGTATCGAAGCCGTCACCACCACACCGGCGGTCACCGGACTCCAGGCCGTCGAACGCATCGACGCACGTGGTCAGGCAGCCCTGCCGGGTCTGATCAACTGCCATACGCACTCGCCGATGGTGGCCCTGCGCGGCATCGCGGAGGATGTGCCGGCGCACGAGTGGTTCAACGACTGGATCTGGCCCATCGAGTCCAATCTGACCGAGCGCGTGGTCGGGCTCGGCGCGCGGCTGGCCTGCGCCGAGATGATCCGGGGCGGGGTGACGACCTTCGCCGACCACTACTTCGCGATGGACGCCGTGGCCGACGCCGTCGCCGGGAGCGGGCTGCGCGCCAACCTCGGAGCCGCCTTCTTCTCCTCGCAGGGGCCCGAGGGCCGCGCCGCCTCCCTGGAGTTCGCGCTGCGGCAGCGCGGCGCCGCCGACGGCCGCATCGCCACCTCGCTCGCCCCGCACGCCCCCTACACCGTCGACGACGCGGACCTCGCCGCGACCGCCGAACTCGCCCGCGAACACGGCCTCTTGGTCCACCTCCACGCCGCCGAGAGCCGTGCCGAGACCGACCACAGCCTGGAGCGCCACGGCCACACCCCCATCGAGGTCCTGCACCGCACCGGGCTGCTCGACGTCGACGTCCTCATCGCGCACGGCACCGGCATCCTCGACCGTGACCTGCCCGTGCTGCGGCAGGGCACGGGCCGCATCGCCGTGGCGTCCGCGCCGCGCGGCTACCTCAAGTTCGGCTGGGACACCACGCCTGTGCGTGCCCTGCGCGAGATCGGCATCCCCGTCGGCCTGGCCACCGACGGGGCCGCGTCGAACAACAGCCTGGACGTGTGGGAGTCCATGGCGCTCACCGCACTCGTGCAGAAGTCCACGGAGCGCGACCCGGCCTGGCTGACCGCGCGCCAGGCGCTCGACCACGCCACGCTGCAGAGCGCGCGGGCCGTCGGCCTGGGCGACGAGATCGGCAGCCTCGCGCCGGGCCGCCGCGCCGACATCATCCTGGTCGCCCTCGACGGGCCGCACACCCAGCCCGTGCACGACCTCGCGGCCACGCTCGTGCACAGCGCCCGCTCTGCGGACGTCACCACGACCATCGTCGACGGCCGCATCCTGATGCGCGACCGACGGCTGCTGACCCTCGATGTGCCGGGCATCGTCGCGGAGTTGGGCGCGGAACTGCCCGCCCTGGTCAACCGCGGCCACGGGAAGCGGATCCAGAGCTACGAGGTGTGA
- a CDS encoding DUF899 domain-containing protein, protein MGLPDIVTRAQWLAARQELLAKEKAQTRARDALNAERRRLPMVEIGKEYLFDGSDGKATLFDLFDGDSQLIVYHFMFAPEWDAGCRSCSAFLDQIGHLAHLRARSTNFIAVSRAPFTKILPFKARMGWTVPWYSSHGSDFNHDFDATVGEGAESFEQPGLSCFLRDGDRVFHTYSTYDRGTDWVASYSSLLDLTALGRQEEWEEPKGRSTGLGAPAGSSRLKYHDEYGM, encoded by the coding sequence ATGGGACTTCCCGACATCGTCACGCGCGCGCAGTGGCTCGCCGCGCGCCAGGAACTGCTGGCCAAGGAGAAGGCGCAGACGCGGGCGCGTGACGCGCTCAACGCCGAGCGGCGGCGGCTTCCGATGGTCGAGATCGGCAAGGAGTATCTGTTCGACGGTTCCGACGGCAAGGCGACGCTGTTCGACCTCTTCGACGGAGACTCCCAACTGATCGTCTACCACTTCATGTTCGCCCCGGAGTGGGACGCGGGCTGCCGCAGCTGCTCGGCCTTCCTCGACCAGATCGGCCACCTGGCCCATCTGCGGGCCCGCAGCACGAACTTCATCGCCGTCTCCCGCGCACCCTTCACCAAGATCCTGCCCTTCAAGGCACGGATGGGCTGGACGGTTCCGTGGTACTCCTCCCACGGAAGCGACTTCAACCACGACTTCGACGCCACCGTGGGGGAGGGCGCCGAGTCCTTCGAGCAGCCCGGCCTCAGCTGCTTCCTGCGGGACGGCGACCGCGTCTTCCACACGTACTCGACGTACGACCGCGGCACCGACTGGGTCGCCTCCTACTCCAGCCTCCTCGACCTCACCGCCCTCGGCCGGCAGGAGGAGTGGGAGGAGCCGAAGGGCCGGTCGACGGGGCTCGGCGCGCCCGCGGGCAGCAGCCGGCTGAAGTACCACGACGAGTACGGGATGTGA